The DNA window GCCGCCGGCAGCAGCTTCCAGGCCGCCACGGCCACCTCGCTCGTGATGATCGCGGCGATGGGCATCTCGGCCTCGACGGTCTACCTGCGCAAGCGACTCGTCGAGCCGGCCCTGGTGCTCGCGATCGGCCCCAGCGCCTGGCTGCTCAGCTTCCTCTCCGGCGCGCTGTCCGGACACCTCGACGAGCGGCTGCTGCGCATCGTCTTCGGGATCGTGCTGGTGCCGGTGGCCTTTCTGCTCCTGCGCGAGACGAAGTCGGCCGCGCCGGCTGCGCAGGCCGCGCGCCCGAGCGGCCGCTGGCGCTTCCAGCGCGAGCGAGAGGGCGAGCGCTACACGGTGCCGGTGCCGGGGGCGATCGGCGCCGGCGCGCTGTCCGGACTGCTCTCGGGGCTCTTCGGCATCGGCGGCGGCATCGTCGTCGTGCCCATCCTGACGCTGGGTTTTCGCATTCCCACGCGCGTGGCCGTGGCGACCTCGACCTTGCTGCTCGCCGTCACCTCGGCCGTGGGCGCTGGCGGCCATGCC is part of the bacterium genome and encodes:
- a CDS encoding sulfite exporter TauE/SafE family protein, with protein sequence MSPLLIALFCLPIAALGAMVGIGGGVFFVPIWLAAGSSFQAATATSLVMIAAMGISASTVYLRKRLVEPALVLAIGPSAWLLSFLSGALSGHLDERLLRIVFGIVLVPVAFLLLRETKSAAPAAQAARPSGRWRFQREREGERYTVPVPGAIGAGALSGLLSGLFGIGGGIVVVPILTLGFRIPTRVAVATSTLLLAVTSAVGAGGHA